One window of the Actinomyces wuliandei genome contains the following:
- a CDS encoding aspartate/glutamate racemase family protein, producing MKILAVNVNTTSSMTESICQAAAAVARSGTDIVGLTPAVGADSVEGGFESYLAAAAVMDAVVTYQGGADAVVLAGFGDHGKEGLMELLEVPVVDITEAAVHTAMVLGRRFSVVTTLDRTVPHIEDRLLCFGLLDHCSSVRATGLGVLELEDTARAREAIAHQARLAVEQDLAEVVVLGCGGMAGLDAVLAEELGVPVVEGVAAAVKTAELLVDLGLRTSKVRTYAEPRPKRLSGWPLSAEAIEVT from the coding sequence ATGAAGATCCTCGCCGTCAACGTCAACACCACCTCCTCCATGACCGAAAGCATCTGCCAGGCTGCCGCCGCAGTGGCCCGCAGCGGCACGGACATCGTGGGCCTGACCCCCGCCGTTGGCGCGGACTCCGTAGAGGGGGGCTTTGAGTCCTACCTTGCTGCCGCTGCCGTCATGGACGCGGTGGTCACCTACCAGGGCGGTGCTGACGCTGTGGTCCTGGCCGGCTTCGGTGACCACGGCAAGGAGGGCCTCATGGAGCTCTTAGAGGTGCCGGTTGTTGACATCACTGAGGCGGCCGTGCACACAGCGATGGTGCTGGGCCGCCGTTTCTCGGTGGTCACCACCCTGGACCGCACCGTCCCCCACATTGAGGACCGCCTCCTGTGCTTCGGCCTGCTGGACCACTGCAGCTCCGTACGGGCGACCGGTCTTGGCGTGCTGGAGCTCGAGGACACTGCCCGGGCACGGGAGGCGATTGCCCACCAGGCCCGGCTGGCTGTGGAGCAGGACCTCGCCGAGGTCGTCGTCCTGGGCTGTGGCGGTATGGCGGGACTGGATGCCGTGCTCGCCGAGGAGCTGGGGGTCCCGGTGGTCGAGGGGGTGGCTGCTGCGGTCAAGACTGCGGAGCTCCTGGTGGACCTGGGCCTGCGTACCTCCAAGGTCCGCACCTATGCCGAGCCTCGTCCCAAGCGGCTCAGTGGCTGGCCCCTGTCCGCTGAGGCCATTGAGGTCACCTGA
- a CDS encoding FadR/GntR family transcriptional regulator — MANDMVAGAVEKVLDAVANGTFVEDEPLPAEAELARFLRVSRPTMREAVRNLSMGGVLNVVHGRGTFLLPRFRWRELRYLMYVAAHEGRVLEVELDVLGVQEMLEVGAVRLAAAHRSDSHLAEMSRCVEEYEVAARTDDVQAVVGLDNAFHDAVLSAAGNQFVPAAVHPYRDALLGARFRAAEAQGVRTRVAEQHRAIQEAVAVGDAARAAELMREHMAQTRADILAARDRQGGELSDGL, encoded by the coding sequence GTGGCCAATGACATGGTGGCAGGGGCCGTTGAGAAGGTTCTCGACGCGGTTGCCAACGGAACCTTCGTGGAGGACGAGCCGCTTCCCGCCGAGGCCGAGCTGGCCCGGTTCCTTCGGGTCTCGCGGCCAACAATGCGTGAGGCGGTGAGGAACCTCTCTATGGGCGGGGTCCTCAACGTTGTGCACGGGAGGGGCACGTTCCTCCTGCCGCGGTTCCGGTGGCGCGAGCTGCGCTACCTCATGTACGTGGCCGCGCACGAGGGGCGTGTGCTGGAGGTGGAGCTCGACGTCCTGGGGGTTCAGGAGATGCTGGAGGTCGGTGCCGTCCGGCTGGCGGCTGCTCACCGCTCGGACAGTCATCTAGCGGAGATGTCACGGTGCGTGGAGGAGTACGAGGTGGCCGCGAGAACCGACGACGTCCAGGCTGTGGTCGGGCTGGACAACGCCTTTCACGACGCCGTTCTCAGCGCTGCCGGCAACCAGTTCGTCCCCGCTGCGGTGCACCCCTACCGTGACGCCCTGCTCGGTGCCAGGTTCAGAGCCGCAGAGGCTCAGGGCGTGCGGACGCGTGTGGCTGAGCAGCACCGTGCTATCCAGGAGGCGGTTGCTGTCGGCGACGCCGCCCGGGCCGCTGAGCTGATGCGTGAGCACATGGCGCAGACGCGGGCCGACATCCTGGCAGCACGTGACCGCCAGGGCGGGGAGCTGTCTGACGGCCTCTGA
- a CDS encoding MFS transporter, with protein sequence MRLMTDLRDLASTRAFRTLLAVRLLSQTGDGMVQVGLATLFFFQAQNMATAGGVATALVVMLLPFSVVGPLTGPLIDRWRRRQTLLYGNLARAGLVAATAVVLRVLGTGAPLYLLVLGALGTSRFLLSVLSAGMPQVVARERLLVANSVVPTLGGAATALGAVIGVVLRLLLPEGSPQDTGSLVAAVLLYCGAALVVSRLQPDQLGPDGREGNGGTGLGAGLVAAVADLVDAARYLVRRGTPGLALATMALHRFVYGMEVVTVILVARNLLAAPQDADRGLVLFGVLMGAIVTGHGVAVVLTPLTRERVSPSAWVVTCLAGGSAGQLVLVATYDQHWMTGGLLVFGAGVQGAKIAVDTIVQSDTADRYRGRAFSIYDVLFNTAECAAAGAAVLVLPGTGWSAPVQAALVVLVWATAAAYWWLVRALGGVPRAVAAEAETGSRQQQAEPLGGPAAR encoded by the coding sequence ATGCGGCTGATGACCGACCTCAGGGACCTTGCCTCCACCCGGGCCTTCCGGACTCTGCTGGCGGTCCGGCTGCTGTCCCAGACCGGGGACGGGATGGTCCAGGTGGGACTGGCCACCCTCTTCTTCTTCCAGGCCCAGAACATGGCCACAGCCGGCGGGGTCGCTACCGCCCTGGTGGTCATGCTCCTGCCCTTCAGCGTCGTCGGTCCCTTGACCGGCCCCCTCATCGACCGGTGGCGGCGCCGCCAGACCCTCCTGTACGGCAACCTGGCCCGGGCAGGCCTGGTCGCTGCCACCGCTGTCGTCCTGCGGGTCCTCGGTACGGGGGCGCCCCTCTACCTGCTCGTGCTCGGGGCCCTGGGTACCAGCAGGTTCCTGCTCAGCGTGCTCAGCGCCGGAATGCCCCAGGTCGTGGCCCGTGAGCGTCTCCTGGTGGCCAACTCCGTCGTGCCCACCTTGGGTGGGGCGGCCACCGCGCTGGGTGCCGTCATCGGGGTGGTGCTGAGGCTCCTGCTGCCCGAGGGCAGCCCGCAGGACACGGGCAGCCTGGTGGCGGCAGTCCTCCTCTACTGCGGTGCGGCCCTGGTGGTGAGCCGGCTGCAGCCTGACCAGCTGGGGCCTGACGGCCGGGAGGGCAACGGGGGTACCGGCCTGGGTGCTGGGCTCGTGGCTGCTGTGGCTGACCTGGTCGACGCCGCGCGCTACCTGGTCCGGCGAGGTACCCCGGGCCTGGCACTGGCCACGATGGCGCTGCACCGGTTTGTCTACGGCATGGAGGTCGTCACCGTCATCCTGGTTGCACGCAACCTGCTGGCTGCCCCGCAGGACGCCGACCGGGGCCTGGTGCTGTTCGGCGTCCTCATGGGGGCGATAGTGACAGGTCACGGGGTGGCGGTGGTCCTGACCCCCCTCACCCGCGAGCGGGTCTCGCCGTCAGCGTGGGTGGTCACCTGCCTTGCGGGGGGCAGCGCAGGTCAGCTGGTTCTTGTGGCGACCTACGACCAGCACTGGATGACCGGCGGTCTCCTCGTGTTCGGTGCGGGGGTACAGGGAGCCAAGATCGCTGTGGACACGATAGTCCAGAGCGACACGGCCGACCGTTACCGTGGTCGTGCCTTCAGTATCTACGACGTCCTGTTCAACACTGCCGAGTGCGCGGCGGCAGGAGCTGCGGTCCTGGTGCTTCCGGGAACCGGCTGGTCGGCACCGGTGCAGGCGGCGCTGGTGGTGCTCGTGTGGGCGACAGCGGCTGCCTACTGGTGGTTGGTGCGTGCCCTGGGCGGGGTGCCCAGGGCGGTGGCGGCAGAGGCCGAGACCGGGTCGCGGCAGCAGCAGGCGGAGCCGCTGGGCGGTCCCGCAGCGCGCTGA
- a CDS encoding carboxylesterase/lipase family protein, with protein MSDRTTTDATPPAEHVSSTPIAVPVPGTGPLVQAPCGPVRGLWRTIVPPGPPAAAPVTTPGTTSACRAPDRTRQPTGYGRSAAFYNIPYAEAPVGRLRLMAPVRRTRWKEERAALAPGPTPQRGSVFEDPAIPEPSVPGEDMLNLNVFTPVPGQVGAGLPVYVWIHGGGWSSGCQASPWYDGAAFNRDGVVTVVPSYRLGFDGYGWVDGSDAPLNRGVLDQVLALEWVRDNIADFGGDPADVTVGGQSAGGGNVLTLMTAPRAEGLFCRGIIESAAVTDIPADRARDTARQIAELAGVTPTLEGWHTLDYDQLFATTTGFEAHRTELAATHTPPLAHRVRAALVPGEGTTITYGPTVDGDVLPLGVHEAVARGHSAGVPLLAISTTHEFLAATSELADEMEGRSAAEVLTEAGVDAGLARDYVAGHPEHTDRQHLLLGNVLSDAMFHLPLVAWAEARHCHRSTHDSTAGTWISRFAWESPATGWSTHCFEVPFAFDCLTHPYCDHTLQGRPPQSLADAVHGDWVRFITTGDPGWTAWDERGLGRTYGDPRGPRPDGAADGEVYRLQRRLLAAGRSLRRQDTTQGRSPQG; from the coding sequence ATGAGCGATAGAACCACGACTGACGCCACACCCCCTGCCGAGCACGTGTCCTCCACCCCGATCGCGGTGCCTGTCCCGGGGACCGGGCCCCTGGTCCAGGCACCGTGCGGGCCGGTACGCGGCCTGTGGCGCACCATCGTCCCGCCTGGCCCCCCAGCAGCCGCTCCTGTTACCACTCCTGGTACCACATCTGCCTGCCGAGCCCCCGACCGCACCAGACAGCCGACCGGCTACGGGCGCTCCGCCGCGTTCTACAACATCCCCTACGCCGAGGCTCCGGTAGGCCGACTTCGCCTTATGGCCCCCGTCCGGCGCACCCGCTGGAAGGAGGAGCGCGCGGCCCTCGCTCCCGGGCCGACGCCGCAACGGGGCTCGGTCTTCGAGGACCCCGCCATCCCAGAGCCCTCTGTCCCCGGCGAGGACATGCTCAACCTCAACGTCTTCACCCCGGTGCCCGGGCAGGTGGGAGCCGGGCTGCCGGTCTACGTGTGGATCCACGGCGGCGGCTGGTCCTCCGGGTGCCAGGCCAGCCCCTGGTACGACGGGGCCGCCTTCAACCGGGACGGTGTGGTGACTGTCGTCCCGTCCTACCGGCTTGGCTTTGACGGCTACGGCTGGGTGGACGGGTCTGACGCCCCGCTCAACCGCGGTGTGCTCGACCAGGTCCTCGCCCTGGAGTGGGTGCGCGACAACATCGCCGACTTTGGTGGTGACCCCGCTGATGTCACCGTCGGAGGGCAGAGCGCTGGCGGGGGCAACGTGCTCACCCTGATGACAGCACCCCGGGCTGAGGGCCTGTTCTGCCGCGGCATCATCGAGTCGGCGGCTGTCACTGACATCCCTGCCGACCGGGCTCGGGACACGGCCCGGCAGATAGCTGAGCTCGCCGGGGTCACCCCCACCCTGGAGGGGTGGCACACCCTGGACTACGACCAGCTCTTCGCCACCACCACGGGCTTTGAGGCCCATCGCACCGAGCTGGCCGCGACGCACACGCCGCCGCTGGCCCACAGGGTCCGAGCCGCCCTGGTGCCCGGCGAGGGCACCACCATCACCTACGGCCCCACTGTGGACGGTGACGTCCTGCCTCTGGGCGTGCACGAGGCGGTCGCCCGGGGCCACAGCGCCGGGGTCCCGCTCCTGGCCATCAGCACGACGCACGAGTTCCTCGCCGCAACGTCGGAGCTGGCTGATGAGATGGAGGGGCGAAGTGCCGCAGAGGTGCTGACCGAAGCGGGGGTGGACGCCGGGCTGGCGCGCGACTACGTGGCCGGGCACCCCGAGCACACGGACAGGCAGCACCTGCTTCTCGGCAACGTCTTGTCTGACGCCATGTTCCACCTGCCGCTGGTGGCCTGGGCCGAGGCCCGCCACTGTCACCGCAGCACCCACGACAGCACCGCAGGCACGTGGATCAGCCGCTTCGCCTGGGAGTCGCCCGCCACCGGCTGGTCCACTCACTGCTTCGAGGTACCCTTCGCCTTCGACTGCCTGACCCACCCCTACTGCGACCACACCCTGCAGGGCAGACCGCCGCAGTCACTGGCTGACGCTGTGCACGGCGACTGGGTACGGTTCATCACCACCGGGGACCCGGGGTGGACCGCCTGGGACGAGCGCGGCCTGGGGCGCACCTACGGCGACCCACGCGGCCCCCGTCCTGACGGCGCCGCCGACGGCGAGGTGTACAGGCTCCAACGTCGGCTGCTGGCCGCAGGCAGGAGCCTGAGGCGCCAGGACACGACCCAGGGGCGCAGCCCGCAGGGCTGA
- a CDS encoding phosphoglycerate dehydrogenase, with protein sequence MTDKTYRIQTLNGISGAGLSRFPDELYEVGGGVEEPHALLVRSASLHDTPIGDSVMAVARAGAGTNNIPVAALTERGVPVFNTPGANANAVKELVLAGLFIASRHLIPAARFAHELSGDDAQIAKAVEAGKKQFVGFELPGRTLGIIGLGAIGVQVANAALGLGLSVVGFDPGISVEHAWHLSAEVERADSIEEVFRRADILTVHVPLVPATRGLVSTQRLALMKDTAVLLNFARAEIVDTDAVVTALDEDQLGGYVCDFPSTAVHKHPKCISLPHLGASTKEAERNCAIMAAESLRGFLEDGQVHNAVNFPEAVMARAEGTHRLVIVNRNVPNMVGQVSTIVAQHGQNIANLLNKSRDDLAVTLVDIEGERLPEVLAEVRAIDGVLSARCI encoded by the coding sequence ATGACTGACAAGACCTACCGCATCCAGACACTCAACGGCATCTCCGGGGCTGGCCTGTCGCGCTTCCCCGACGAGCTCTACGAGGTCGGTGGTGGTGTGGAGGAGCCCCACGCGCTGCTGGTGCGCTCGGCCTCCCTCCACGACACCCCCATCGGGGACTCCGTCATGGCGGTGGCCCGCGCCGGGGCCGGAACCAACAATATTCCGGTGGCGGCGCTGACCGAGCGGGGCGTCCCGGTGTTCAACACTCCCGGAGCCAACGCCAATGCCGTCAAGGAACTGGTGCTGGCAGGGCTGTTCATCGCCTCGCGTCACCTCATCCCCGCCGCCCGCTTCGCCCACGAGCTGTCGGGCGACGACGCGCAGATCGCCAAGGCGGTCGAGGCGGGAAAGAAGCAGTTCGTGGGCTTTGAGCTGCCCGGACGCACCCTGGGCATCATCGGCCTGGGGGCGATCGGGGTCCAGGTCGCCAACGCGGCACTAGGGCTGGGGCTGAGTGTCGTCGGCTTCGACCCGGGGATCTCGGTGGAGCACGCCTGGCACCTGAGTGCGGAGGTGGAGCGGGCTGACTCGATCGAGGAGGTGTTCCGGCGCGCCGACATCCTCACGGTGCACGTCCCCCTCGTCCCCGCCACCCGGGGCCTGGTGAGCACTCAGCGTCTGGCTCTCATGAAGGACACTGCTGTGCTGCTCAACTTCGCCCGGGCGGAGATCGTCGACACCGACGCTGTCGTCACTGCCCTGGACGAGGACCAGCTGGGCGGATACGTGTGTGACTTCCCCTCCACGGCCGTCCACAAGCATCCCAAGTGCATCTCCCTGCCGCACCTGGGCGCCTCCACCAAGGAGGCAGAGCGCAACTGCGCCATTATGGCGGCGGAGTCCCTACGCGGCTTCCTGGAGGACGGTCAGGTCCACAACGCCGTCAACTTCCCTGAGGCTGTCATGGCCCGCGCGGAGGGTACCCACCGCCTGGTCATCGTCAACCGAAACGTCCCTAACATGGTGGGACAGGTCTCCACGATCGTGGCTCAGCACGGGCAGAACATCGCCAACCTGCTCAACAAGTCCCGCGACGACCTGGCGGTGACCCTGGTTGATATCGAGGGTGAGCGCCTCCCCGAGGTTCTTGCTGAGGTGCGCGCGATAGACGGGGTACTGTCGGCGCGCTGCATCTGA
- the serC gene encoding 3-phosphoserine/phosphohydroxythreonine transaminase, producing the protein MRVYNFSAGPAQLPLPVLERAASELTDWSGSGMSVLEVSHRGKDFVACAADAEATLRRVMGVPEDYRVLFLQGGATAQFAGIPLNLTAPGDTVAYLNTGQWSAKAVEQARAYDLDVVVAADEAASSYTTTPEEGSFSVPQDARYLHYTPNETIGGVEFGYVPDTGDVALVADASSTILSRPLDVSRYGLIYAGAQKNMGPSGLCVVIVREDLLGRARTTTPVVLDYTRMSAADSMLNTPPTFAVYLLGLIAHWLEDNGGLEAMGERNRAKAELLYGAVDASDFYTNPVQERSRSWMNVPFTLADPALDADFLLGAQAAGLTNLKGHRSVGGMRASIYNAMPIEGVQALVDYMTDFEATRT; encoded by the coding sequence GTGCGCGTCTACAACTTCTCCGCCGGTCCCGCCCAGCTGCCCCTGCCCGTGCTGGAGCGGGCTGCCTCCGAGCTGACCGACTGGTCCGGGTCGGGGATGTCCGTCCTGGAGGTCTCCCACCGCGGCAAGGACTTCGTGGCATGCGCCGCTGATGCCGAGGCCACCTTGCGTCGTGTCATGGGCGTGCCCGAGGACTACCGGGTCCTCTTCCTCCAGGGCGGGGCCACAGCCCAGTTCGCAGGTATCCCTCTCAACCTCACCGCACCCGGTGACACGGTTGCCTACCTCAACACCGGCCAGTGGTCAGCCAAGGCTGTCGAGCAGGCCCGCGCCTACGACCTGGACGTCGTCGTCGCTGCGGACGAGGCCGCCTCCTCCTACACCACCACCCCGGAGGAGGGCTCCTTCTCCGTCCCCCAGGACGCCCGCTACCTGCACTACACCCCCAACGAGACCATCGGCGGCGTCGAGTTCGGCTACGTCCCTGACACGGGCGACGTCGCCCTGGTGGCCGACGCCTCCTCCACCATCCTGTCCCGTCCCCTGGACGTCAGCCGCTACGGGCTCATCTACGCCGGGGCGCAGAAGAACATGGGCCCCTCCGGGCTGTGCGTGGTCATCGTGCGTGAGGACCTCCTGGGGCGCGCCCGCACCACGACCCCCGTTGTCCTGGACTACACCAGGATGTCCGCCGCCGACTCCATGCTCAACACCCCGCCCACCTTTGCCGTCTACCTCCTGGGGCTCATCGCTCACTGGCTGGAGGATAACGGTGGCCTGGAAGCCATGGGTGAGCGCAACCGTGCCAAGGCCGAGCTGCTCTACGGTGCCGTCGACGCCTCAGACTTCTACACCAACCCTGTCCAGGAGCGCTCCCGGTCCTGGATGAACGTTCCCTTTACCCTGGCTGACCCGGCCCTAGACGCCGACTTCCTCCTCGGCGCCCAGGCTGCGGGCCTGACCAATCTCAAGGGCCACCGCTCCGTGGGAGGGATGCGGGCCTCCATCTACAACGCCATGCCCATTGAGGGCGTCCAGGCGCTGGTGGACTACATGACCGACTTTGAGGCGACCAGGACCTGA
- a CDS encoding DUF4832 domain-containing protein, translating to MTQLPSDGVPAEDPGDAPGTPGSRSVRALWGRVAARWGRRGGRRRAIVVSAVSAVVVAVLLAAGLRACLPLGAWEELPRAAAPTANPLKGMLPYAPQDPQADPELSDSALPHTMEWLYLPLSDVVTGPGTYDWTALESHLEAVAARGHHTVLRFYMDFPGRSSGIPRYLVEDGLATTRSYTFYHNGAQGSAASVSPDYNDPDTMEMLTGFVSAFGERYDGDPRLGFVTQGLVGFWGEGHTWPMDGTVSSDNPRGEDWMASEANQKTLVEAWDEAFDTTPTQVRYPTSWSASHDVGYHDDSFGYATLDTTDWHFMALMRAAGTTQAWQTQPIGGEVYPGIQDCVLTDPDSCGSAQDAAAGHNAGHDIDLAASVQATHATWLLDDWVFTGDMGERERGLAAESSASTGYELAATRWRARGSEVEVELVNDGVAPFYYDWQVEAVVLDSGGTVVGRTPLDGDLREVLPGTAVTFSGELDVPGEQATVLLRVVNPLEGGAPLRLANAGQDQDLEGYLTLGHLGPTGSVLPEKVEG from the coding sequence ATGACCCAGCTCCCAAGCGACGGCGTACCTGCCGAGGACCCCGGCGACGCACCGGGCACCCCCGGCTCGCGCAGCGTCAGGGCGCTCTGGGGCCGGGTCGCGGCCAGATGGGGGCGCCGTGGGGGAAGACGCCGAGCCATCGTCGTCAGCGCCGTCAGCGCCGTCGTCGTGGCTGTCCTCCTGGCTGCAGGCCTGCGTGCCTGCCTGCCCCTGGGGGCGTGGGAGGAGCTGCCCCGGGCCGCCGCTCCCACGGCCAACCCGCTCAAGGGCATGCTCCCCTATGCCCCCCAGGACCCGCAGGCCGACCCCGAGCTCTCCGACTCCGCCCTGCCCCACACGATGGAGTGGCTCTACCTGCCTCTCAGCGACGTGGTCACAGGACCTGGCACCTACGACTGGACGGCACTGGAGTCCCACCTGGAGGCTGTCGCCGCTCGCGGGCACCATACCGTCCTGCGCTTCTACATGGACTTTCCCGGTCGTAGCAGCGGCATCCCCCGCTACCTGGTGGAGGACGGCCTGGCCACCACCCGCTCCTACACCTTTTACCACAACGGGGCGCAGGGCTCAGCCGCCTCGGTGAGCCCGGACTACAACGACCCGGACACGATGGAGATGCTCACCGGCTTCGTCTCCGCCTTTGGGGAACGTTACGACGGCGACCCCCGCCTGGGCTTCGTCACCCAGGGCCTGGTGGGCTTCTGGGGGGAGGGGCACACCTGGCCCATGGACGGCACCGTCTCCTCGGACAACCCTCGGGGTGAGGACTGGATGGCCAGCGAGGCCAACCAGAAGACCCTGGTCGAGGCCTGGGACGAGGCCTTTGACACCACCCCGACCCAGGTGCGCTACCCCACGTCGTGGTCGGCCTCCCACGACGTGGGCTACCACGACGACTCCTTCGGGTACGCCACCCTGGACACGACGGACTGGCACTTCATGGCGCTCATGCGCGCGGCCGGGACCACGCAGGCCTGGCAGACCCAGCCGATCGGCGGGGAGGTGTACCCGGGCATCCAGGACTGTGTGCTGACCGACCCTGACAGCTGCGGCTCCGCCCAGGACGCGGCGGCGGGGCACAACGCCGGGCACGACATCGACCTGGCCGCCTCCGTCCAGGCCACGCACGCCACCTGGTTGCTCGACGACTGGGTCTTTACTGGGGACATGGGGGAGCGCGAGCGCGGGCTCGCCGCCGAGTCGAGCGCGTCCACCGGCTACGAGCTGGCGGCGACGCGGTGGCGTGCACGCGGCAGTGAGGTGGAGGTGGAGCTCGTCAACGACGGCGTGGCCCCCTTCTACTACGACTGGCAGGTGGAGGCCGTCGTCCTGGACTCCGGAGGCACCGTGGTGGGCCGCACGCCCTTGGACGGCGACCTGCGCGAGGTCCTGCCCGGCACGGCGGTCACCTTCTCCGGGGAGCTGGACGTGCCGGGGGAGCAGGCGACGGTGCTGCTGCGGGTCGTCAACCCGCTGGAGGGCGGTGCGCCGCTGCGGCTGGCCAACGCGGGCCAGGACCAGGACCTGGAGGGCTACCTGACCCTGGGCCACCTGGGGCCGACGGGCTCAGTCCTCCCCGAGAAGGTGGAGGGCTGA
- a CDS encoding ATP-binding protein produces the protein MDTEAVLGHHYLARAVDDELHRRLRIAGAVVVEGPQAAWELVELPQVIDRLARSGFPALRDLDGGDSILAMAGYLEDVTRTDIHRLAPIRHAPEVLDHLIRSLARQTAAQVRVSTLAADLEQLAPGIRAETVTSYLELLERLFVVERVPAWTPSLRSRARLRTTSRLHLADPALAASALGASPTTLLADVRTTGFLFESAVVHDLQVYVSGLGGRVHHYRDSSGREIDAVLTLPDGRWAAVEVKLGGQQASAGASSLARAVDQVDTEVRGEPVLRLVVTGTGPVLTMDDGTVTCPLSALRP, from the coding sequence ATGGACACTGAGGCGGTGCTGGGCCACCACTACCTGGCACGAGCAGTAGACGACGAGCTGCACCGCCGACTCCGCATCGCAGGCGCGGTCGTGGTCGAGGGCCCGCAGGCTGCCTGGGAACTCGTAGAACTCCCTCAGGTTATCGACCGCCTAGCCCGCTCAGGCTTTCCCGCGCTGCGCGACCTGGACGGCGGCGACTCGATCCTGGCCATGGCAGGCTACCTGGAGGACGTGACCCGCACCGACATCCACCGGCTGGCGCCGATCCGCCACGCCCCGGAGGTGCTGGACCACCTGATCCGCTCACTGGCTAGGCAGACAGCGGCCCAGGTGCGGGTGTCCACGCTGGCCGCAGACCTGGAGCAGCTGGCGCCGGGGATCCGCGCAGAGACGGTCACCTCCTACCTGGAGCTGCTGGAGCGGCTCTTCGTGGTGGAACGCGTCCCCGCCTGGACCCCCAGCCTGCGCTCACGAGCGCGCCTGCGCACCACCAGCAGGCTCCACCTCGCCGACCCGGCACTCGCGGCATCCGCCCTGGGCGCCTCCCCCACCACACTGCTGGCAGACGTGCGCACCACCGGATTCCTCTTTGAGAGCGCCGTGGTCCACGACCTGCAGGTCTACGTCTCCGGCCTGGGCGGGCGCGTGCACCACTACCGAGACTCCAGCGGGCGCGAGATCGACGCGGTCCTCACGCTTCCCGACGGCCGCTGGGCCGCAGTCGAGGTCAAGCTGGGAGGTCAGCAGGCGAGCGCGGGAGCGTCGTCCCTGGCCAGGGCGGTGGACCAGGTTGACACCGAGGTCCGCGGAGAGCCGGTCCTCAGGCTGGTGGTCACCGGGACCGGACCCGTCCTGACCATGGACGACGGCACGGTCACCTGCCCCCTGTCAGCCCTGCGACCATAA